In the Quercus lobata isolate SW786 chromosome 5, ValleyOak3.0 Primary Assembly, whole genome shotgun sequence genome, one interval contains:
- the LOC115990441 gene encoding uncharacterized protein LOC115990441, whose translation MLGHPLILYLAVQEASIGYMLGQLNELNQKERVIYFLSKKFTSCEVNYIAIEKTCGALAWASRKLQQYMLYYTMQLIFCMDPIKYIFENPTLTRKISHWQMLLLEYDIVFVMRKAIKGQAIVDYLPNQPLNDLEFLESFFLDKDVLAIEPEPTNVEPWHWKIYFDGATKSTGNGVGAVLVSPKANKSLFQSS comes from the coding sequence ATGCTAGGACATCCATTGATTCTCTATCTAGCAGTGCAAGAAGCATCCATAGGTTACATGTTAGGCCAGCTAAATGAACTCAATCAAAAAGAGAGGGTGATTTACTTCCTAAGTAAGAAGTTCACCAGTTGTGAGGTCAACTACATCGCCATTGAGAAGACGTGTGGTGCCCTAGCATGGGCTTCACGCAAGTTGCAGCAGTACATGCTCTACTACACCATGCAGTTGATTTTCTGCATGGACCCTATCAAGTACATCTTTGAAAATCCTACCCTCACAAGGAAGATCTCCCATTGGCAAATGTTGCTATTAGAGTACGAtatcgtgtttgtgatgagaaAGGCCATTAAGGGCCAGGCCATAGTCGATTACCTACCAAACCAACCGTTGAATGATCTGGAATTCTTAGAATCCTTCTTCCTAGATAAGGATGTTTTGGCAATAGAGCCTGAACCAACCAATGTAGAGCCATGGCATTGGAAGATTTATTTCGATGGAGCTACCAAGAGCACTGGAAATGGAGTGGGAGCAGTTCTAGTATCCCCAAAGGCCAACAAGTCCTTATTTCAATCAAGCTAA